The genomic window GAAGTGGCTCTCCGCGCCGGACGGCGCCGGGCTGTGGAAGCTGCTGCGGGAGGCGGGCCTGGTCTGACGCGGGCCGGTCCGACGCTCGACCCGGCCCGCGCCCACGTCGTGTGCGGCGTCAGGACGTGGCGCCGAAGTCGGCCGTCTTGGTCTCGACCGTCCCGGCCGTCCGCCCCGGCGCCGTCTGGTAGGTCCAGTACAGGTTCGTGTGCGCGATGACCTGGTCCGGCGGCGGCGCCCCCCACGACGTCTTGTCCCCGGTCGTGTGGGCGTCACCGACCAGGGTCGCGTCGTATCCCCTGGCGAACGCGCCGTGGAGCGTCGAGCGGATGCACGCGTCGGTCTCCGCGCCGACGACGACGAGCCGTCCGACGCCGAGGCCCGACAGCACCGTCTCAAGGGTGGTGTCCTCGAAGGAGTCGCCGTAGTTCTTCTCGACCAGCGGCTCGGCGTCGCCCGGAGTCAGCTCGGGGACGATCCGCCAGCCGTCGCTGCCCCTGGCGAGATGCTCGTCGGAGTGCTGGACCCAGACGACGGGGACCCGCTCCTGCCGCGCCTTCTCGACCAGGCTGGCGATGTTCGCGACGACGGCGTCGCGCTCGTGAGCCCCGTTGACGACGTCGTTCTGCACGTCGACCACGAGGAGTGCGGTGTTCGGCCGGTTCTCGAGTGTGGCCATGATCTCCCCCTACGCACGCTGAGTTCCTGCGACCACCGACGCTAGTCCCACCCACCGACAGTGGACAGGAACGAGCTGAACCAGCCGGCGGGGCGCGTGCTGCCACGAGACGTCGATCGCCCTCGCAGCGGGTGCCACCGCCCGGTCCTGGCGGCGGAGCCGGTCGACCGGCGGGGCAGCGCCGTGAACATGCGGGCCAGCGTCAGTGTCGGACCGGGGAACCTCCGGGTGGTCTGCGCCTTCGACGAGCGCATCCCGCCCGGAGGTTCTCCTGGGTCGACCGCCCACCGTCACCAGCGTCCCCGCCGCATACACCTAGTTCGCGCCGGCGCCGACCAGACCGCCGTCGGCGTTCATGCCGGCACCGGCGTCCATGCCACCGTTCTGCGCGCCGTCACCTGCCATGTCGCCGTGGCCGGCCATGCCGGTGCCGGCCTGCTGGTCGTCGCCGGCGTTGCCCGCGCCGGGTTGCTGGCCGGCACCGCCCTGCTGGTCCGCGGCGTCGCCGGCGGAGCCGGCCGCCTGCCCCGGGCCGGCGGGGATGTTCGCGCAGCCCGGCACGCTCGGGTCGGCCACCAGGTAGCCCGACTCGCCGCCGCCCCGAGCCGCCTTGCCGCGCGACG from Micromonospora kangleipakensis includes these protein-coding regions:
- a CDS encoding isochorismatase family protein — encoded protein: MATLENRPNTALLVVDVQNDVVNGAHERDAVVANIASLVEKARQERVPVVWVQHSDEHLARGSDGWRIVPELTPGDAEPLVEKNYGDSFEDTTLETVLSGLGVGRLVVVGAETDACIRSTLHGAFARGYDATLVGDAHTTGDKTSWGAPPPDQVIAHTNLYWTYQTAPGRTAGTVETKTADFGATS